One part of the Aspergillus luchuensis IFO 4308 DNA, chromosome 5, nearly complete sequence genome encodes these proteins:
- a CDS encoding phytanoyl-CoA dioxygenase family protein (COG:S;~EggNog:ENOG410PVM5;~InterPro:IPR008775;~PFAM:PF05721) encodes MAPSRVDSPEPIPSPAPGKLQSIQTQQPHYGDFRDDFFRDGYAVIKGVMSKERASEYQSEALTWLESFGLGFDRNDKSTWKKENLPQSWKGGMYLHFSAAHEKYVWDVRCEPGVIAPFAKLWGTDELVVSFDTVNITLPQSIVGTYDSQPWPHCDQAPERKGLVCVQGIVNLSSAGPDDGGLIVMKGSAPLFDQFFEENPVTGPTPWRTAKHKDFHPFSDKDLDWYRERGCELIKVCAEPGDLILWDSRQMHWAQFGTSDVVRTIVYATYTPAAWMSEEDREKKKELFEGYETTTHWPHTNLYTHGKAMVKVDGEEVVDPLERDEPLTKPVRSERLLQLAGVKPY; translated from the exons ATGGCACCCTCCCGTGTTGACAGTCCGGagcccatcccatcccctgcCCCGGGAAAGCTTCAGTCCATCCAGACACAGCAGCCTCACTATGGTGACTTCCGTGACGACTTCTTTCGCGACGGTTACGCTGTCATCAAAGGCGTGATGAGCAAGGAGCGCGCTAGCGAATACCAGAGCGAAGCCCTGACCTGGCTTGAATCATTCGGCCTTGGCTTTGACCGCAACGACAAGTCCacctggaagaaggaaaacctTCCACAGAGCTGGAAGGGTGGCATGTACCTGCACTTCTCAGCTGCGCACGAGAAATATGTCTGGGACGTCCGATG TGAGCCTGGTGTGATTGCTCCCTTCGCTAAGCTTTGGGGTACCGACGAACTTGTCGTGTCCTTCGACACGGTGAACATTACTCTCCCTCAATCCATCGTTGGCACCTACGACTCCCAGCCCTGGCCACACTGCGACCAAGCGCCCGAGCGCAAAGGTCTGGTCTGTGTTCAGGGCATCGTCAACCTCTCCAGCGCGGGCCCCGACGACGGTGGGCTCATTGTAATGAAGGGTTCTGCACCGCTCTTTGACCAATTCTTCGAAGAGAACCCCGTCACTGGTCCCACCCCCTGGCGCACCGCCAAACATAAGGATTTCCACCCCTTCTCTGACAAGGATCTGGACTGGTACCGCGAGCGTGGATGCGAATTGATCAAGGTCTGCGCTGAACCTGGAGACTTGATTCTCTGGGACTCGAGACAGATGCACTGGGCTCAGTTCGGGACCTCGGATGTAGTGCGGACTATTGTTTATGCTACGTATACGCCGGCGGCATGGATGAGCGAGGAGGatcgggagaagaagaaggaattaTTCGAGGGATATGAGACAACTACACACTGGCCGCATACTAACTTGTATACACATGGGAAGGcgatggtgaaggtggatggggaggaagtagTGGATCCGTTGGAGAGGGACGAACCTCTTACCAAGCCGGTGAGAAGTGAGAGATTGTTGCAGTTGGCAGGTGTGAAGCCATACTAG